From the Psychrobacter sp. P11F6 genome, the window TATATGAGTAGATTTTTAGCGATAGACAACCCCTTTTGCTTGGGTGTTTTCTTTGGCTTTTTAATGGGTTTTTCAGTATCAATCGTCATAATGGCTACTTTTTTGCTATAGGTATTGTGTAAATGGCTTTAATAAGTGGTTGTTGATAGATAAAAATAAACGGCTGAAATGTCAGCCGTATTACTCATAAATTTTATTAAACCGTGCTCAGTGTTGGTATTTTAAAGTGACTGATTAAGGTTTTTGCGCACGGTTTTGTAATGGGTCACCGAGCAGGACGCTACCAGAGTTTTCGAGGCGCTCATCATCGCTTAGCTTACTGGCTGATACTTTAGATTTTCTCTTCCATTTCAAACTATACAAGTCATCACGGCGATCAAGCAGATTATGTACCGAGCCTTCATTACGGACATGAATAAGCTTGTCTAGGTTCACATCTGAGAAGAATACCATCTCAGTGTTGGCGGTGGTTTCTGCCATGATCGCATCATGCGGGAAAGCAAAATCTGATGGCGAGAAGATAGAGGACTGCGCATATTGAATATCGAGACTTTCAACCTGTGGTAAGTTACCAACCGAACCACAAATCATCACATAGCATTCGTTTTCAATTGCACGTGCTTGGGCGCAGTGGCGCACGCGTAGATAGCCGTTTTGCGTGTCTGTCCAAAATGGCACGAACAAGATGTCCATGTCATCAAGTGCCATGAGGCGGGCAAGCTCAGGGAATTCAACGTCATAACAGACCAAAATACCAATACGACCGGCATCGGTATCAAATACCTTAACCTCGTCACCGCCTTCGATGACCCAAGCGCTACGCTCATGCGGGGTAATATGGATTTTTCGCTGCTCTTCGACCGTACCATCGCGGCGGCACAAGTAACTGACATTATATAACGTATCGTCCTCGTCCAAGTACGGCATCGAGCCTGTAATGACGTTGACGTTGTAGCTGACCGCTAAATGCGATATCTCATTTTTAAACCATTCTGTATAACCGGCTAAAAATCGAATAGCGACGTTTTGATCCGTCGATTCACACAGACCCATCAGCGGTGCGTTAAAGAACTCTGGTAAACAAGCAAAGTCAGAATTGTAATCAGCCATAATATCGACAAAGAATTCGACTTGCTGCAGCAGCTCTTCAGGTGACTCGACTTCACGCATTTGCCATTGGATACCACCAATACGCACCTCAGACTTACGAGTGTTTGGCTTATAGTCTTGTGGCTCATAATAAATATTTGCCCACTCAAGTAGAGTAGCAAAACCTTTAGATTGTTTATCATCAGGCAGATAAGCCGTTAAGATACGCTTGACGATAAAGCCATTTGAGAGTTGGAAAGACAATGCAGAATCATGAATTTCACGAGCCGCGACGGCTTCAATATATTCGCCAGGTGTGAGATCTTGATGGTTATGATAGTTCGGGATACGACCACCAGCCAAAATAGCTCGGAAGTTTAACTGGCGACACAGCTCTTTACGGGCATCGTATAATCGACGTCCTAGGCGATAACCACGGTATTCAGGGTCGATCAGCGCATCTAAACCGTAAATAGCATCGCCTTCAGGGTTGTCTCTGATAATCTCTTTATGACCAATCAAGTCGTCGTAGGTGTGCGGGTTAGAAAACGTGGCATAATCAACACGCATAGATAACACGATACCAATCAATTGATCATGATCAAATAAAGCGATCTGACCTTCAGGGAAGGCATCGATTAAGGTATTAATAGTGTTCTTTGACCATGCACCGCCCAAGTTGACATAGACACGATCCATCAGTGCTTTTAATTGTGGATAGTCTTTTTTCTTGATTTCAGCGATGGTTAGATGAAAGTCGTCTAGTTTTTCTATTTTGCTCATAATGTTCCTGTTTTGGATCTTTATTAATTTTAGTGATATCAAATAGCATGCGTTGCCACAATTTAGTTGGCAATTTTTTGTATAAAAAAAGTGATAAAAATATTCCAATCATAAAATATTACCGTTACAATCAATTATCATTGTATTTACAATAAGTTATGAAGATGATTTATCTTATGACTTCTGTCAGCTTTGGCATTACTGACGTGTTTTTTGAATTTCATATCATTTTAAAGTAGCTACAAATTAGAGTGCCTGTAAATGAGAGTAGCTATAAATTGAAGTAACTATAAAATTTTTCATAATGTTCACAAACAGTCGTTGGGGTTAATACAAGCCAAGTGTTTGGTACAGCTTCTAACCTGAGGATGTCAGTATAGATCTTCTGTTAGCTTAACATTATTTTTAAATAGCATATCTTAGAGCGCTTCGTTTTGATCTATTTGTTTTGCTGGTTATCATAACAAGCTACTCAAGTAATGACAGTTTAACGTGGTAACTATTTGCTACGTTTTTGTGAGTCGCTGTCTTTTTTCATTGGGGCGTCGTTGTGTTTGTTTTGTTTAGCCGTATTTAATCGGCTTTTTAGGATTGTTTTATTATGCCCTCAAGTCACAACAATAGAGTCAGTAGCTGGGATGAGATAGAAGACTCAGCGCTGGTTCAATTGGTGTATGTTAGTAGTTTGACGCTTGTCTCACGTTTAAGCGCCTCTATATTTGATGAAGTAGAATGTCATGCGCGTAACTATAATCAACAGCATGGCATTACAGGTACTCTATGTTATGGTAGTGGTCATTTTTTGCAATGCATCGAAGGTGAGAAAGCGCACGTATTTGCCTTAAAGCAACGCATATTTGCGGATAAGCGCCATAAGAATACTGAAATATTGTTGTTGCAGAGGATAGAACATCGCCGTTTTGCGGATTGGCGTATGCGCTTATTATTTTTAGAGCGTTGGTTATGGTCACCAGCGAGCAAAAAGCAAGCCGCACAGTTATCGCCATATTTGCCATTTGCGCCGCATAATTGGTCGCCTGATCGTACCGAGAATTTTTTACAAATCATCAAAACCTTTGATACGCCGCCACATATTAAAGCAGCTGGTATTACCTATAATGCACTGGGCAACATGTTTCGTCATATCGCCGCCCCGCATCAAGCATTTTTAATCGTTCAAGGTTTTTTAAGTGTGTTATTAGTGGTAGCGCTAGTGTTGTTATTTTTATAGATAATCGCTTTTATAAGACAAAAAAAGACGCTAAACCATTACGTTTAGCGTCTTTTTCATACTCGCTTATTTATTACTTTAATTATTAAATAAGCACTTACATATCAAAAATCTTGCCACGGTTCATAATATTATTTGGATCAAAAACTTTTTTCACCTCTCGTAAGTACTCAATCTCAGTCTCGCTGCGGCTATAATGTAGATACGGCTTTTTAGTCATACCGACGCCATGTTCAGCTGAAACCGAACCGCCATATTTTTGCACGGTTTTAAACACATACTTATTAACAACCTGACATTCAGCAAAGAAATCATCTTTGCTCATGTTCTCAGGCTTTAAGATATTAAGGTGCAAGTTACCATCACCGATATGCCCGAACCAGCAAACCTCAAAGTCAGGGTAGTTGCTGCTGACGATGTGATCAATCTCGGTGATAAACTCAGGGACATAGCTTATCAGTACGGATACATCGTTCTTATAAGGCGTAAATACTGAGATGGTCTCAGAAATGTATTCACGCAGCTTCCACAGCTCTTCAGCCTGTGCCAAGCTCTGGCTCATGACACCATCGACGACCCAGCCTTGTTCCATACAATGCTCAAATATCGCCATGGCTTTATCCATGATCGGCTCGTACGGCGCTTCGAACTCTAGTAGCGTATAGAACTTGGTACGCGATTCAAATGGCTCTTGTATTTGACCATGTGCCATCAATTTATCAATCGCCACATCGTCAAAGAACTCAAAAGCCGTCAAATCAATCTTCGCTTGAAAGGCTGATAGCACATTCATGACATCATTAAAGCTGTCCATACCAAGTACCATGACATTTAAGTCTTGTGGCTGACGCTCAAGCTTAATTTGTGCATGGGTGACGAGGCCAAGCGTGCCTTCACTACCGATAAATAATTGACGCAAATCATAACCGGTGGCATTTTTTACCATACCGCGATTGAGCTGCAAGATATCGCCTTTACCAGTGACCACTGTCAGCCCCATGATCCATTGACGAGTCATGCCATAGCGTATGACTTTGATACCGCCTGCATTGGTGCCAATATTGCCACCTATCTGACTTGAGCCAGCTGAGGCAAAGTCAACAGGGTAGTAGAGGTCTTTCGATTCAGCGAATTGCTGCAACTGCTGCGTGATAACACCGGCTTCGACTTCAACTATTCGATCGGCCGGATAGAACTGTCCGATACGGTTCATCTTATCCATACTGACGACAATCTCACCATTGGCGGCGACAGCACCAGCTGACAAACCAGTACGACCGCCACTTGGCGTTAGCACCACATTGTACTCATTGGCAAGCAGTACGATGGCTTGTACTTGCTCAGTAGTCTTCGGAAAGACGATAGCAGCAGCAGCAGGGGCAAAGTGCTTGGTCCAATCTTTGCCCCAATGCTCTAAGCTCTCAGGGTCGGTTTTGATTTGGCTGGCGTCAAACTGATGAACATCCATCAAAGTGCTCAAAATAGTTTGAACAGCAGCTGTATGGGTTGCAGAGGTACTTTGGCTAGATAAAGAAGTCATGGTCAAATCTCGGTATAAACGTAAGCGCTATGCCTAAAGGGGATTATTATATCGCTAAATGGATATAAACATAGCTACATAGGTATGTTTATATAGTACGTATTTATATGATTATAAGTGAGCCAGTAAAGCAATGATAGAAAGATGTCATGCTGCGTGCTTATATGGCGGTAAATGGCAAAAAATAGTTTAATAAACGTCGAACAGCGTGATTTACTATAGCATAAAAAGTTTTCAGGCTTGATAACCAATAATTCATCTAATCTGCTAACATCGCCGCCCAATTTTGTGTAAGATATCCAGACTGTTTTCGTTTCACCCACCCTATAGTTAAAGCATTGGTAAGTGGTTACGACGTTAACCTCATTTAATGTACTCAGTGTATGGTTTGCGCTTGGTTACTTTGTACCTACTTTAAACGGCTTCGACTACAGATTATCCCTCAGATAATTTTACAAGACAATTATAGGACAGTTCTCATATGGCGTTATCACTACAAAAAGACAAAATCCGGTTTTTATTGCTTGAAGGTCTACATGACAATGCTTTAAAAGTATTGGAAGGAGCTGGTTATCATAATATCGAGAATATCAGTCACGCATTAGATCAAGATGAGCTGATCGAAAAGATTAAAGACGCTCACTTTATCGGTATCCGTT encodes:
- a CDS encoding carbon-nitrogen hydrolase family protein, with the translated sequence MSKIEKLDDFHLTIAEIKKKDYPQLKALMDRVYVNLGGAWSKNTINTLIDAFPEGQIALFDHDQLIGIVLSMRVDYATFSNPHTYDDLIGHKEIIRDNPEGDAIYGLDALIDPEYRGYRLGRRLYDARKELCRQLNFRAILAGGRIPNYHNHQDLTPGEYIEAVAAREIHDSALSFQLSNGFIVKRILTAYLPDDKQSKGFATLLEWANIYYEPQDYKPNTRKSEVRIGGIQWQMREVESPEELLQQVEFFVDIMADYNSDFACLPEFFNAPLMGLCESTDQNVAIRFLAGYTEWFKNEISHLAVSYNVNVITGSMPYLDEDDTLYNVSYLCRRDGTVEEQRKIHITPHERSAWVIEGGDEVKVFDTDAGRIGILVCYDVEFPELARLMALDDMDILFVPFWTDTQNGYLRVRHCAQARAIENECYVMICGSVGNLPQVESLDIQYAQSSIFSPSDFAFPHDAIMAETTANTEMVFFSDVNLDKLIHVRNEGSVHNLLDRRDDLYSLKWKRKSKVSASKLSDDERLENSGSVLLGDPLQNRAQKP
- a CDS encoding BLUF domain-containing protein translates to MPSSHNNRVSSWDEIEDSALVQLVYVSSLTLVSRLSASIFDEVECHARNYNQQHGITGTLCYGSGHFLQCIEGEKAHVFALKQRIFADKRHKNTEILLLQRIEHRRFADWRMRLLFLERWLWSPASKKQAAQLSPYLPFAPHNWSPDRTENFLQIIKTFDTPPHIKAAGITYNALGNMFRHIAAPHQAFLIVQGFLSVLLVVALVLLFL
- a CDS encoding FAD-binding oxidoreductase, with the protein product MDVHQFDASQIKTDPESLEHWGKDWTKHFAPAAAAIVFPKTTEQVQAIVLLANEYNVVLTPSGGRTGLSAGAVAANGEIVVSMDKMNRIGQFYPADRIVEVEAGVITQQLQQFAESKDLYYPVDFASAGSSQIGGNIGTNAGGIKVIRYGMTRQWIMGLTVVTGKGDILQLNRGMVKNATGYDLRQLFIGSEGTLGLVTHAQIKLERQPQDLNVMVLGMDSFNDVMNVLSAFQAKIDLTAFEFFDDVAIDKLMAHGQIQEPFESRTKFYTLLEFEAPYEPIMDKAMAIFEHCMEQGWVVDGVMSQSLAQAEELWKLREYISETISVFTPYKNDVSVLISYVPEFITEIDHIVSSNYPDFEVCWFGHIGDGNLHLNILKPENMSKDDFFAECQVVNKYVFKTVQKYGGSVSAEHGVGMTKKPYLHYSRSETEIEYLREVKKVFDPNNIMNRGKIFDM